The Pseudomonas orientalis genome contains a region encoding:
- a CDS encoding phenylalanine--tRNA ligase beta subunit-related protein, with protein sequence MKSRLIIQQSALDLGLNNACAAVVENISVSDDQSFVSLLQSNLNHVASHLNELDSNPVYEGFARQLEKLGYTNTVSANEKLLRRFIANGVRPINNVVDAYNAVAIRHGVSIGVHTYHQRDDIHVMRSPQPRAFRPLFAKKDVMIPAGDIVYTCGDVPLASIGKVDADAHDFRLTDASSSLLVVVLGHDDTTLEFNQTVIAEFVDTLRQTMPALNHYFLETVHHHASA encoded by the coding sequence ATGAAAAGTCGTTTGATCATCCAGCAGTCAGCCCTCGACCTGGGCCTCAATAATGCCTGCGCCGCCGTTGTCGAAAACATCAGCGTGTCTGACGACCAGAGTTTCGTCAGTCTCCTGCAGAGCAACTTGAACCACGTGGCCTCACACCTCAACGAACTGGATTCGAATCCCGTTTACGAAGGCTTTGCCCGTCAGCTTGAAAAGCTCGGCTACACCAACACAGTCAGCGCCAACGAAAAACTGCTGCGCCGCTTCATCGCCAACGGTGTGCGCCCCATCAATAACGTCGTCGATGCCTATAATGCCGTGGCGATCCGGCACGGCGTCAGCATAGGCGTACACACCTATCATCAGCGGGACGATATTCACGTCATGCGTTCGCCGCAACCGCGGGCCTTTCGCCCGTTGTTTGCCAAGAAGGACGTGATGATCCCCGCAGGCGACATCGTCTACACCTGCGGCGACGTGCCCCTGGCGAGCATCGGCAAAGTCGATGCCGATGCCCATGATTTCAGACTGACCGACGCATCATCCAGCCTGCTGGTGGTGGTACTGGGGCATGACGACACCACGCTTGAGTTCAACCAGACGGTCATCGCAGAATTCGTGGACACCCTGCGCCAGACAATGCCCGCCCTGAATCATTACTTTCTCGAAACCGTCCACCACCACGCGTCAGCCTGA
- a CDS encoding ATP-grasp domain-containing protein, translating to MPQLQTVLIVDPFSTGKLYAPLLRAQGVKCIAVISTDTLPKHFTDDLIRENFEEVYHWEESLLETLEKQSLSAVIAGCETAIYLTDYLTEVLRIAGNSRITSDLRRNKFSMQQALKNKGLANIASQLLSSPSRIREVVDSLEEAATYVVKPLNSAATEGVVFAQGRHEVETALNNAAWRQKNDLGEFNLGFIVQPFVSGPEYVVDMVAFDGEYTIATVCKYTKVHKNGSKFVYESLDTLDPQAQALQPLIDYARLAAAALSIEIGPIHMEIIWSDTGPVMIEAGGRLHGGIAPLLFQQVYQPDLLSLAIDSYLGRPRPPAGAAREISHGRIGFFCSDERRTFTAPSPQALQSAMQDEAYCGHRFFISPGDTTPVTIDFATCPGLFWLQHPSLQQLDASTDLLRKKLWS from the coding sequence ATGCCTCAATTGCAAACCGTACTGATCGTCGATCCGTTCTCCACCGGCAAACTCTACGCCCCGTTGCTCCGGGCCCAGGGCGTGAAATGTATCGCGGTGATTTCCACCGACACCTTGCCCAAGCACTTCACCGATGACCTGATCAGGGAAAATTTCGAAGAGGTTTACCACTGGGAAGAGAGCTTGCTGGAAACTCTGGAGAAACAGTCGTTGAGCGCGGTAATCGCAGGCTGCGAAACCGCAATCTACCTCACCGACTACCTCACCGAAGTGCTGCGTATTGCGGGCAACAGTCGCATCACCAGCGACCTGCGGCGCAACAAATTTTCCATGCAGCAAGCGCTCAAGAACAAGGGATTGGCGAACATTGCGTCCCAACTACTGAGTTCGCCAAGCCGCATTCGCGAGGTGGTCGACTCGTTGGAGGAAGCGGCCACCTATGTGGTCAAGCCACTGAATTCGGCCGCCACCGAAGGCGTGGTGTTCGCCCAGGGCAGGCACGAAGTGGAAACCGCCTTGAATAATGCAGCCTGGCGGCAGAAAAACGACCTTGGAGAGTTCAACCTCGGGTTCATCGTGCAGCCGTTCGTATCGGGCCCGGAATACGTGGTGGACATGGTCGCCTTTGACGGCGAGTACACCATCGCCACGGTGTGCAAATACACCAAGGTCCACAAAAACGGCAGCAAGTTTGTCTACGAAAGCCTGGACACCCTTGATCCCCAGGCACAAGCGCTGCAACCGCTGATCGACTACGCCCGCCTGGCAGCGGCGGCCTTGAGCATCGAGATCGGGCCGATTCATATGGAAATCATCTGGTCGGACACGGGACCGGTGATGATTGAAGCAGGCGGCCGCTTGCATGGCGGCATCGCCCCTTTGCTGTTTCAACAGGTGTACCAGCCGGACCTGCTGTCGCTGGCCATCGACAGCTACCTCGGCCGGCCCCGCCCGCCGGCCGGCGCCGCACGTGAAATCAGCCATGGCCGTATCGGCTTTTTCTGTTCCGACGAGCGCCGCACCTTTACCGCCCCGTCCCCGCAGGCGCTGCAGAGCGCCATGCAGGATGAAGCCTATTGCGGCCATCGCTTCTTTATCAGCCCGGGGGACACCACGCCGGTAACAATCGACTTCGCCACCTGCCCCGGGCTGTTCTGGTTGCAGCACCCAAGCCTGCAACAGCTGGATGCCAGCACCGATCTTCTGCGCAAGAAGCTATGGAGCTAA
- a CDS encoding ABC transporter ATP-binding protein, whose translation MLYRRFEQLIDIFRDAPSAAPPDKVLPFYLYYLRQVWPCFAALLVVGLVGALIEVALFSYLSRIIDLAQGTPPANFFQVHSTELIWMAVVALLLRPIFNSLHDLLVHQTINPGMTSLIRWQNHSYVLKQSLNFFQNDFAGRIAQRIMQTGNSLRDSAVATAEAIWHVSIYAITSLVLFAEADWRLMIPLIIWIVCYCLALRYFVPRVKERSVISSEARSKLMGRIVDGYTNITTLKLFAHTQNEQEYAKEAIVEQTEKTQLAARVLTSMDAVITVLNGLLIVTTTGLALWLWTQSLISVGAIALATGLVIRIVNMSGWIMWVVNGIFENIGIVQDGLKTIAQPLAVVDRADAPRLEVPHGLVRFEQVDFHYGKQSGIIGGLNLEIKAGEKIGLIGPSGAGKSTLVNLLLRLYDLQGGRILIDGQDIAEVAQESLRAQIGMITQDTSLLHRSIRDNLLYGKPQATDEELWAAVHKARADEFIPLLSDSEGRTGLDAHVGERGVKLSGGQRQRIAIARVLLKDAPILIMDEATSALDSEVEAAIQESLETLMQGKTVIAIAHRLSTIARMDRLVVLEKGQIAESGSHAQLLAHGGLYARLWQHQTGGFVGID comes from the coding sequence ATGCTCTATCGTCGTTTTGAACAACTGATCGATATCTTCCGCGATGCTCCCAGCGCGGCCCCGCCCGATAAAGTCCTGCCCTTCTACCTCTACTACCTGCGCCAGGTGTGGCCGTGTTTTGCCGCGCTGTTGGTGGTGGGCCTGGTCGGTGCGCTGATCGAGGTCGCGCTGTTCAGCTACTTGAGCCGCATCATCGACCTGGCCCAGGGCACGCCGCCCGCGAATTTCTTCCAGGTGCACAGCACCGAGCTGATCTGGATGGCCGTGGTCGCCCTGCTGCTGCGGCCGATTTTCAACAGCCTGCATGACTTGCTCGTGCACCAGACCATCAACCCCGGCATGACCAGCCTGATCCGCTGGCAGAACCACAGCTACGTGCTCAAACAGAGCCTGAATTTCTTCCAGAATGATTTCGCCGGGCGCATTGCCCAACGCATCATGCAAACCGGCAACTCGTTGCGTGACTCTGCGGTGGCAACGGCCGAAGCCATCTGGCACGTGTCGATCTATGCCATCACCTCGCTGGTGTTGTTTGCCGAGGCCGACTGGCGACTGATGATTCCGTTGATCATCTGGATCGTCTGCTACTGCCTGGCATTGCGTTACTTCGTACCGCGGGTCAAGGAGCGTTCGGTGATCTCTTCCGAAGCACGCTCCAAACTCATGGGCCGCATCGTCGACGGCTACACCAACATCACCACCTTGAAGCTGTTTGCCCATACGCAGAATGAGCAGGAATACGCCAAGGAAGCGATTGTCGAGCAAACCGAAAAAACCCAACTGGCGGCGCGCGTGCTCACCAGCATGGACGCGGTCATCACCGTCCTGAACGGCCTGCTGATCGTCACCACCACAGGCCTCGCCCTGTGGCTGTGGACGCAGTCGCTGATTTCCGTCGGCGCCATTGCCCTGGCCACCGGCCTGGTGATTCGCATCGTCAATATGTCCGGCTGGATCATGTGGGTGGTCAACGGCATTTTCGAAAACATCGGCATCGTGCAGGATGGCCTCAAGACCATCGCGCAGCCGCTCGCGGTGGTCGACCGCGCCGACGCCCCGCGCCTGGAAGTGCCCCACGGCCTGGTGCGCTTCGAGCAGGTGGATTTCCACTACGGCAAGCAGAGCGGGATCATTGGCGGCCTGAACCTTGAGATCAAGGCCGGGGAGAAGATCGGCCTGATCGGGCCGTCCGGCGCAGGCAAGTCGACTCTGGTGAACCTGCTGCTACGCCTTTACGACCTGCAAGGTGGCCGCATCCTGATCGACGGCCAGGACATCGCCGAAGTTGCCCAGGAAAGCCTGCGTGCGCAGATCGGCATGATCACCCAGGACACCTCGCTGCTGCACCGCTCGATCCGCGACAACCTGCTGTATGGCAAGCCGCAGGCCACCGACGAAGAACTCTGGGCCGCCGTGCACAAGGCGCGCGCCGACGAGTTCATCCCGCTGCTGTCGGATTCCGAAGGCCGTACCGGGCTGGATGCCCATGTGGGCGAGCGTGGGGTGAAACTCTCCGGCGGCCAGCGCCAGCGGATCGCCATCGCCCGCGTGCTGCTCAAGGATGCGCCGATTCTGATCATGGACGAAGCCACCTCGGCACTGGACTCCGAGGTGGAAGCCGCGATCCAGGAGAGCCTGGAAACCCTGATGCAGGGCAAGACCGTGATTGCGATTGCGCACCGACTGTCGACCATCGCACGGATGGACCGCCTGGTCGTGCTGGAGAAAGGCCAGATCGCCGAAAGCGGCAGCCACGCCCAACTGCTGGCCCATGGCGGGCTGTATGCGCGGTTGTGGCAGCACCAGACGGGTGGGTTCGTTGGCATCGATTGA
- a CDS encoding GNAT family N-acetyltransferase, which translates to MPLQRLDSLSDITPQAWDALAPQAQPFVRHAFLSALEDSGSLGAHSGWQPEHLLHWEGERLVAALPGYRKWHSYGEYVFDHGWADACARAGIDYYPKLLTAVPFSPVSGPRLLAANAEDGFELLNSLPGYLEIEGLSSAHVNFTDALADDALARQPGWLQRLGCQFHWQNRGYRDFQDFLDALSSRKRKQMRKEREQVAGQGIEFEWLQGHELSEAQWDFVYACYANTYAVRRQSPYLTRAFFSLLAERMPEAIRVVLAKQGSRPVAMAFSLIGGDSFYGRYWGCLAEFDRLHFETCFYQGMDYAIAHGLQRFDAGAQGEHKLIRGFEPVITRSWHYLRHPGLKNAVEDFLERERVGILAYAEEARTALPYRQA; encoded by the coding sequence ATGCCGCTGCAACGCCTGGACAGCCTGTCCGACATCACCCCGCAGGCCTGGGATGCCCTGGCGCCGCAGGCCCAGCCATTCGTGCGGCATGCGTTCCTGAGCGCGCTGGAAGACAGTGGCAGCCTGGGGGCCCATTCGGGCTGGCAACCGGAGCATTTGCTGCATTGGGAAGGCGAGCGGCTGGTGGCGGCATTGCCCGGTTATCGCAAGTGGCATTCCTATGGCGAGTACGTGTTCGATCACGGGTGGGCCGACGCCTGCGCACGCGCCGGCATCGACTACTACCCCAAGCTGCTGACGGCCGTACCGTTCAGTCCGGTCAGCGGCCCGCGTTTGCTGGCAGCCAATGCCGAGGACGGCTTCGAACTGTTGAACAGCCTGCCCGGTTACCTGGAAATCGAAGGGCTATCCAGTGCCCATGTCAATTTCACCGACGCGCTGGCCGATGACGCACTGGCCCGGCAACCTGGCTGGTTGCAGCGCCTGGGCTGCCAGTTCCACTGGCAGAACCGTGGCTACCGCGACTTCCAGGATTTTCTCGACGCCCTGAGTTCACGCAAGCGCAAACAGATGCGCAAAGAGCGCGAACAGGTGGCGGGGCAGGGTATCGAGTTCGAGTGGTTGCAGGGCCATGAACTGAGCGAAGCCCAGTGGGATTTTGTTTACGCCTGTTACGCCAACACCTACGCGGTACGCCGCCAGTCGCCCTACCTGACCCGGGCGTTTTTCAGCCTGCTGGCCGAGCGCATGCCCGAGGCGATCCGCGTGGTCCTGGCCAAACAGGGCTCACGCCCGGTGGCGATGGCGTTCAGCCTGATCGGCGGTGACAGCTTCTACGGCCGCTATTGGGGCTGCCTGGCAGAGTTCGACCGGCTGCATTTCGAGACCTGTTTCTACCAGGGCATGGACTATGCCATCGCCCACGGCCTGCAACGCTTCGATGCCGGTGCTCAAGGCGAGCACAAATTGATTCGTGGCTTTGAACCGGTGATTACCCGCTCGTGGCATTACCTGCGCCATCCGGGACTGAAAAACGCCGTGGAGGATTTCCTCGAGCGCGAGCGAGTGGGCATCCTGGCGTATGCCGAAGAGGCGAGGACGGCGCTGCCTTATCGGCAGGCTTGA
- a CDS encoding MFS transporter, producing MTTKSTLTAFYSIVTLFTGLDMAIVIAMVWFGLETTGSTFLVGATLCVATVVPYVCEQYIGKFFTIELSMRRLLYIRLTAFAAVLGLSFTDAAVLPIGFLAIAFVVGVTDYFTISTLESKNTKLVLAGATDSDTSARLMQTSIQIGAFGGALLGGVIVDVFSVSQTLQIISLAAIVSLAAILFVQATPGADTTEQAGDSPVVQALNLPRNLYVLIIVLSMIGFHIGAFNSLVPIVFQKLNEWNATLFGVASGLAGLGAFSAAVLPRIKLNSYSAILLVLLADVAIVYFQNLYVMMVAAFLLGFCINSLRIQLRKNLIESAPNARVADVIAAKSSLYYLLVSGSAPMILTFFTTTGFLGLEGARLLMIVSAGLLAAAVLAWNLTPAVPATATLE from the coding sequence ATGACCACTAAATCAACACTGACAGCGTTCTACTCGATCGTGACCCTGTTTACCGGCCTGGACATGGCGATTGTGATTGCCATGGTCTGGTTCGGCCTGGAAACCACCGGCTCGACATTCCTGGTGGGGGCTACGCTGTGCGTGGCGACCGTGGTGCCGTATGTGTGCGAACAATACATCGGCAAATTCTTCACCATTGAACTGAGCATGAGACGCCTGCTGTACATCCGCCTGACCGCGTTCGCCGCCGTGCTTGGCCTGTCGTTCACCGACGCCGCCGTGTTGCCCATCGGCTTTTTGGCAATCGCCTTTGTGGTCGGTGTCACCGACTACTTCACCATCAGCACCCTCGAGTCGAAAAATACCAAGCTGGTACTGGCCGGCGCCACCGACAGCGACACCTCGGCGCGGCTGATGCAAACGTCCATCCAGATCGGCGCCTTTGGCGGCGCACTGCTGGGCGGGGTGATCGTGGACGTGTTCTCCGTCAGCCAGACCCTCCAGATCATCAGCCTGGCTGCGATTGTCTCGCTGGCGGCGATCCTGTTCGTACAGGCCACGCCCGGCGCCGACACCACCGAGCAGGCCGGCGACAGCCCCGTGGTCCAGGCGCTGAACCTGCCGCGAAACCTCTACGTGCTGATCATTGTGTTAAGCATGATCGGGTTCCATATCGGCGCCTTCAACAGCCTGGTGCCAATCGTGTTTCAAAAGCTAAACGAGTGGAACGCCACCCTGTTCGGCGTGGCCAGCGGCCTGGCGGGCCTGGGTGCCTTCAGTGCGGCGGTGCTGCCACGTATCAAGCTCAACAGCTACAGCGCCATCCTCCTGGTGCTGCTGGCCGACGTGGCAATCGTGTATTTCCAGAACCTCTACGTGATGATGGTGGCCGCGTTCCTGCTGGGCTTCTGCATCAACAGCCTGCGCATCCAGTTGCGTAAAAACCTGATCGAGTCGGCGCCCAACGCTCGGGTGGCCGACGTGATCGCGGCAAAAAGTTCGCTCTACTACCTGCTGGTCAGCGGTTCGGCGCCAATGATCCTGACGTTTTTTACCACTACGGGATTCCTCGGGCTGGAAGGTGCGCGCCTGCTGATGATCGTCTCCGCCGGCCTGTTGGCTGCCGCCGTGCTGGCGTGGAACCTCACGCCGGCGGTCCCGGCCACCGCGACCCTTGAATAA
- a CDS encoding Lrp/AsnC family transcriptional regulator, which yields MDKVDELIIAALKDDSRVSLAELARQVHKSRTAVESRVQKLIEKGIILGFTINVADDDQTLQSAFLMLKLNGSSCHLVFPKIHQYREVVQAYSLFGDVDMMLEVRYRNFEELMVFKESLLKIEHVNEVVVNPVLKAWRQPLPSRTAAAGARSG from the coding sequence GTGGACAAGGTTGATGAACTGATAATAGCTGCCTTGAAGGATGACTCCCGCGTCAGCCTGGCGGAACTCGCGCGCCAGGTCCACAAGTCTCGAACCGCCGTGGAGTCGCGGGTTCAGAAACTGATCGAAAAGGGCATCATCCTGGGCTTCACCATCAACGTCGCTGACGATGATCAAACCCTGCAATCGGCATTCTTGATGCTCAAGCTCAACGGTAGCAGTTGCCACCTGGTGTTTCCGAAAATCCATCAGTATCGCGAGGTGGTGCAGGCCTATTCATTGTTTGGCGACGTGGACATGATGCTCGAGGTGCGCTACCGCAATTTCGAAGAGTTGATGGTATTCAAGGAAAGCCTGCTCAAGATCGAGCATGTGAACGAGGTGGTGGTCAACCCGGTGCTCAAGGCCTGGCGCCAGCCGCTACCGTCGCGAACGGCAGCGGCTGGCGCCCGATCAGGCTGA
- a CDS encoding carboxylate/amino acid/amine transporter, which translates to MGYLLVVTLIQAFSFSLIGEYLAGHVDSYFAVLVRVVLAGLIFLPLTRWRSVAPAFMRGMLVIGALQFGVTYVCLYLSFRVLTVPEVLLFTILTPLHVTLIEDVLNRRFNPWALVAALVAVAGAAVIRFDQITPNFLMGFLLLQLANFTYAAGQVMYKHLVARYPSDQPHYRRFGYFYLGALLVVLPAFLLFGKADFLPQATLQWGVLVFLGLVSTALGMYWWNKGACLVNGGTLAVMNNLHVPVGLLLNLLIWNQHEPLGRLALGGLVILAAVAVSRLGIKPAAGVKSAT; encoded by the coding sequence ATGGGCTATCTACTGGTTGTCACCCTGATCCAGGCATTTTCCTTCAGCCTGATCGGCGAATACCTCGCCGGTCACGTCGACAGCTACTTCGCGGTACTGGTGCGCGTGGTACTGGCCGGGTTGATCTTTCTTCCACTGACCCGCTGGCGCTCGGTGGCACCGGCGTTCATGCGCGGCATGTTGGTCATCGGTGCGCTGCAATTCGGCGTGACCTATGTGTGCCTGTACCTGAGCTTCCGGGTACTGACGGTGCCGGAGGTGCTGCTGTTCACCATCCTCACGCCGTTGCACGTGACCTTGATCGAAGATGTGCTCAACCGGCGGTTCAATCCCTGGGCACTGGTCGCCGCACTGGTGGCGGTGGCGGGCGCGGCGGTGATTCGTTTCGACCAGATCACCCCGAACTTCCTGATGGGCTTCCTGCTGCTGCAACTGGCCAATTTCACCTACGCCGCCGGGCAAGTCATGTACAAGCATCTGGTGGCACGCTATCCGAGTGATCAGCCGCACTACCGGCGTTTCGGTTATTTCTACCTGGGTGCCTTGCTGGTGGTGTTGCCCGCGTTCCTGCTGTTCGGCAAGGCGGACTTTCTGCCCCAGGCGACGCTGCAATGGGGCGTGCTGGTATTCCTGGGGCTGGTCAGCACCGCGCTGGGCATGTACTGGTGGAACAAGGGCGCTTGCCTGGTCAATGGCGGCACTCTCGCGGTGATGAATAACCTGCACGTGCCGGTGGGGTTGCTGTTGAACCTGCTGATCTGGAACCAGCATGAGCCGCTGGGAAGACTGGCCCTGGGCGGCCTGGTGATTCTGGCGGCGGTGGCGGTCAGTCGATTGGGTATCAAGCCCGCCGCTGGCGTAAAGTCTGCGACCTGA
- a CDS encoding 3-phosphoglycerate kinase codes for MRKLCCVWLALLPMSAFAYPIDVTKKIDGVSIDYTASDVDGDISSIQLNNYGTQDALCSVTFTNGPEAPRRRTVTVPAGKSTNTTVKFNRAIIKMRIALGCAPK; via the coding sequence ATGAGAAAATTGTGTTGTGTGTGGCTGGCGCTGCTGCCGATGAGCGCGTTTGCGTACCCTATCGACGTGACCAAAAAGATCGACGGCGTGAGCATCGACTACACCGCGTCCGATGTGGACGGCGATATCAGCTCGATTCAGCTGAATAACTACGGCACCCAAGATGCGCTGTGCTCTGTAACCTTCACCAACGGCCCTGAAGCGCCGCGTCGGCGCACCGTCACCGTACCCGCCGGCAAAAGCACCAACACCACGGTCAAGTTCAACCGCGCGATCATCAAGATGCGCATCGCCCTGGGGTGCGCGCCGAAATAA
- a CDS encoding FMN-dependent NADH-azoreductase: MSNVLIIESSARQQDSISRQLTRQFVSQWQATHPDDQISVRDVALNPVPHLDANLLGGWMKPAEQRSPVEQASLDRSNELTDELLAADVLVMAAPMYNFAIPSTLKAWLDHVLRAGVTFKYTATGPQGLLTGKRAIVLTARGGIHTGATSDHQEPYLRQVMAFIGIHDVTFIHAEGVNLSGDFQEKGINHAKALLAQVA, encoded by the coding sequence ATGTCCAACGTTCTGATCATCGAGAGCAGCGCCCGCCAGCAGGATTCGATTTCCCGCCAATTGACTCGGCAGTTCGTCAGCCAATGGCAGGCCACTCACCCGGACGATCAGATCAGCGTGCGCGACGTGGCGCTCAACCCGGTGCCTCACCTGGATGCCAACCTGCTGGGCGGCTGGATGAAACCTGCCGAACAGCGCAGCCCGGTCGAACAGGCCTCGCTGGACCGCTCCAACGAATTGACCGACGAACTGCTTGCCGCCGACGTACTGGTGATGGCGGCGCCGATGTACAACTTCGCCATCCCCAGCACCCTCAAGGCCTGGCTGGACCACGTCTTGCGCGCTGGGGTGACCTTCAAGTACACCGCCACCGGGCCCCAGGGTTTGCTGACTGGCAAGCGCGCCATCGTGCTTACCGCTCGTGGCGGCATTCACACCGGCGCCACCTCGGACCACCAGGAACCTTACCTGCGCCAGGTCATGGCCTTTATCGGGATTCACGACGTCACCTTCATTCATGCCGAAGGGGTGAACCTGAGCGGCGATTTCCAGGAAAAGGGCATCAACCATGCCAAAGCCCTGCTCGCGCAGGTGGCTTGA
- a CDS encoding BrnA antitoxin family protein: MTQTSKTDWERLAKMSDKDIDTSEIPELDAEFFRRAELRVPVKQAVTIRLDADVLEWFKGQGTGYQTRINQLLRQYMQAHQG, from the coding sequence ATGACGCAAACATCGAAAACTGATTGGGAGCGCCTGGCCAAGATGAGCGACAAAGATATTGATACCAGTGAAATTCCTGAACTGGATGCTGAGTTTTTTCGACGTGCTGAACTGCGTGTTCCTGTGAAGCAGGCGGTCACCATTCGACTTGATGCGGATGTTTTAGAGTGGTTCAAAGGTCAAGGCACTGGCTACCAAACCCGCATTAACCAGCTTTTGCGCCAGTACATGCAGGCTCATCAAGGCTGA
- a CDS encoding BrnT family toxin, producing the protein MHFEWDDSKNKANIAKHGIDFNDVPDIFRHPMLALRDDRADYDEERWISIGWIKLLIGVVVYTERCGDVIRIISARKATKKEAKYYDANIEN; encoded by the coding sequence ATGCATTTTGAGTGGGATGATTCAAAAAACAAGGCCAACATTGCTAAGCACGGCATCGATTTCAACGACGTTCCGGATATCTTCAGACATCCAATGCTGGCCTTGCGCGATGATCGAGCGGATTATGACGAAGAGCGTTGGATCAGTATTGGCTGGATCAAATTATTGATTGGTGTTGTCGTATACACCGAGCGGTGTGGTGATGTGATCCGTATCATTTCCGCCCGAAAAGCAACCAAGAAGGAGGCCAAATATTATGACGCAAACATCGAAAACTGA
- a CDS encoding LysR family transcriptional regulator, producing MKAPRVTLDQWRTLQAVVDHGGFAQAAEALHRSQSSVSYTVARMQDQLGVPLLRIDGRKAVLTDAGEVLLRRSRQLVKNASQLEDLAHHMEQGWEAEVRLVVDAAYPNARLVRALTAFMPQSRGCRVRLREEVLSGVEELLIEGVADLAICGFSIPGYLGTEMSDVEFIAVAHPEHALHRMNRELSFQDLESQMQVVIRDSGRQQPRDVGWLGAEQRWTVGSLATAAAFVGSGLGFAWLPRHMIERELTEGVLKQLPLEQGGSRHPTFYLYSNKDKPLGPATQILVELLRTFDTAPLDAPFAAPRQA from the coding sequence TTGAAAGCGCCCCGCGTTACCCTTGATCAATGGCGCACGTTGCAGGCCGTGGTCGACCATGGCGGCTTCGCCCAGGCGGCCGAAGCGCTGCACCGTTCGCAGTCCTCGGTGAGCTACACCGTGGCGCGCATGCAGGACCAACTCGGCGTGCCGCTGCTGCGCATCGACGGGCGCAAGGCGGTCCTCACCGACGCGGGTGAAGTGCTGCTGCGCCGCTCGCGGCAACTGGTGAAAAACGCCAGCCAGCTGGAAGACCTCGCCCATCATATGGAACAAGGCTGGGAGGCCGAAGTGCGCCTGGTCGTGGACGCGGCCTATCCCAACGCGCGCCTGGTACGTGCCCTGACCGCTTTCATGCCGCAGAGCCGAGGGTGCCGGGTACGCTTGCGTGAGGAGGTGTTGTCCGGTGTCGAGGAGCTTTTGATAGAAGGCGTGGCTGACCTGGCGATCTGCGGTTTCAGCATTCCCGGTTACCTGGGCACCGAAATGAGCGATGTGGAATTCATCGCCGTGGCCCATCCCGAGCATGCGCTGCACCGCATGAACCGCGAGTTGAGCTTCCAGGACCTGGAAAGCCAGATGCAGGTGGTCATCCGCGACTCCGGGCGCCAGCAACCGCGGGATGTGGGTTGGCTGGGCGCCGAACAACGCTGGACCGTCGGCAGCCTGGCCACCGCCGCCGCGTTTGTGGGCAGCGGCTTGGGCTTTGCCTGGTTGCCCCGGCACATGATCGAGCGCGAACTTACCGAAGGCGTGCTCAAGCAACTGCCGTTGGAACAGGGCGGCAGCCGCCACCCCACGTTCTATTTGTATTCGAACAAGGACAAACCCCTGGGGCCGGCGACGCAGATCCTCGTGGAATTGCTGCGCACCTTTGATACCGCTCCGCTGGATGCGCCCTTCGCGGCCCCCCGGCAAGCCTGA
- a CDS encoding peptidylprolyl isomerase: protein MLKKIAFLAGSVLFAANLMAAEPAKAPHVLISTTNGDIEIELDPVKAPISTKNFLAYVDKGFYTNTIFHRVIPGFMVQGGGFTQQMSQKPTEAPIKNEASNGLHNVRGTLSMARTNDPNSATSQFFINVADNAFLDPGRDAGYAVFAKVVKGMDVVDVIVNSQTTTKQGMQNVPIDPVLIKSAKRID from the coding sequence ATGCTGAAAAAAATCGCCTTCCTTGCCGGTTCCGTTCTGTTCGCTGCCAACCTGATGGCGGCCGAACCGGCCAAGGCGCCCCACGTACTGATTTCCACCACCAACGGCGACATTGAAATCGAACTCGACCCGGTCAAGGCACCGATCAGCACCAAGAATTTCCTCGCCTATGTCGACAAGGGTTTCTACACCAACACGATTTTTCACCGTGTGATCCCTGGCTTCATGGTCCAGGGCGGCGGGTTCACCCAGCAAATGTCGCAAAAGCCGACCGAAGCACCGATCAAGAACGAAGCCAGCAACGGCCTGCACAACGTGCGCGGTACTTTGTCCATGGCCCGCACCAATGACCCGAACTCGGCCACCAGCCAGTTCTTCATCAACGTGGCCGACAATGCCTTCCTCGACCCGGGCCGCGATGCCGGTTACGCGGTATTTGCCAAGGTGGTCAAGGGCATGGACGTGGTGGATGTCATCGTCAACTCCCAGACCACCACCAAGCAAGGCATGCAGAACGTGCCAATCGATCCTGTTTTGATCAAGTCGGCCAAGCGCATCGACTGA